Sequence from the Streptomyces peucetius genome:
TGTCGAATGCGCGGCAGCCGGCGTCACAGGCGATGCCGCGGGGGCCGGCCCCGAGTCCCGACCCGGCGAGCCATTCGGTGTTGCGGGTGGCGCCGAGCGAGACGACCACCACGTCGGTCTCCACGGTGGAGCCGTCGGACAGATGCGCCGCGCGTACCCGTCCGGAGGAGTCTCCTTCCAGAGCGGTGACCATGACCCCGCACCGCAGATCCACGCCGTGCTCGCGCTGGAGGTCGGCGGCGACGGCGCCGACCACCCCGCCGAGCGCGCCGACCAGGGGTGTGGCACCGCGCTCTGCGACGGTGACGGGGAGGCCGCGTTCGCGGCAGGCGGAGGCGATTTCCGAGCCGGTGAACCCGGCGCCGATGACGAAGACCCGCTTCGGGCCCTCGGCGAGCCGCCGCGCGAGCGCGGCGCCGTCCTCGCGTGTCCGCAGCACGAAGACGCCGTCGAGTTCCGCCTCGGCCTCACGCGGCCACGGTCGGGCCCGCACGCCGGTTGCGATCAGCAGCCTGTCGTACGGCACCTCGTCGCCGTCGGCCAGCCGCACTCGCCTGGCGGCCATGTCCAGCCCGGTGGCCGGGACGCCGAGCCGCCAGGTCGCGTCGACGGCCCGGCGCCTGGGCAGCGCGGTGCGGTCGGCGGTCGTCATGCCCAGCAGTACCTGCTTGGACAGCGGGGGTCGGTCGTACGGCTCGTAGGGTTCGTCGCCGATCATCGTCAGTGAACCCTCGAAGCCCTTGTCGCGCAGGGTCTCTGCAGCCCGCAGGCCCGCCAGCGAGGCGCCGACGACTACGATGCGACCCTCACGCTTGAGCCGTTCCAGGGATCCGTCAGCGGTCACCGGACACCGCCTCGGCCGGTTCGTCCATCTCATCGACGAGGATGGCCTGGACGGGGCAGGCTGCGGAGGCCTGTGCCAGCCTCTCGCGCTGTGCCTCATCGGGCTCAGGGCTGTAGAGCAGCCCCTCCTCGCCGTGCATGACGAAGACTTCGGGGGCGAGGAAGGCGCACTGCGCGTACCCCTGACAGCGGTTCAGGTCGACGACAAGCTTTACCAAGGGATCGGTCCTCTCCAACGGCCTCGGGTCCCTCCCTGAGACAACCTTCGGGGGTCGAAGGAGATGCGGCGACGAGGAGAAGACCGTTGGAGTGAGCGCCGCACCGGCTCAGACCGGGTCGGCGGGCCGTGACCGGGTGGGGCGCCGGCCTCCCAGGATGTACAGGCCGACGACCAGGGCCCAGGCCGGAAAGACCAGTTCGGACCACGGCAGGTCGGCTCCGACCACGAGAAGCGTCAGGCCTGTCAGATAGCCGAGGAAGACAAGCGGGCGAGGGAAGATGCCGAGTCGGCCACCGATGCTCGAGGTCGTGAAGATGAACACCGCCGCCATCCGCATCGTGTACGTGGTCAGCAGGGTGTAGGCGAAGTGGCGGCCGAAAGGCGAGGGCTGCTGGCTCTGGTCCAGCACGGTCCCGGCCGCGGCGGCGCTGCCGAACAGCGTGGCGACGAAGACCAGTCCGCTGCCCAGGAACACGGTGGATACGAACCGGTCCTCCGCCTCACCGGCCTGTTCGCGCAGGGCGCCCATGAACCACAGGAAGGCGATCCCGGCGAACGGAAGCAGCGCAAGCGCCGTCTGCACGGCGTCCCGTTGCCCGGCGTCGACGGTGATGTCGTCCCCGTCAGCCCCGCCGGGCAGGGCAATGCGCACCA
This genomic interval carries:
- a CDS encoding ferredoxin, with product MVKLVVDLNRCQGYAQCAFLAPEVFVMHGEEGLLYSPEPDEAQRERLAQASAACPVQAILVDEMDEPAEAVSGDR
- a CDS encoding NAD(P)/FAD-dependent oxidoreductase, with product MRWTNRPRRCPVTADGSLERLKREGRIVVVGASLAGLRAAETLRDKGFEGSLTMIGDEPYEPYDRPPLSKQVLLGMTTADRTALPRRRAVDATWRLGVPATGLDMAARRVRLADGDEVPYDRLLIATGVRARPWPREAEAELDGVFVLRTREDGAALARRLAEGPKRVFVIGAGFTGSEIASACRERGLPVTVAERGATPLVGALGGVVGAVAADLQREHGVDLRCGVMVTALEGDSSGRVRAAHLSDGSTVETDVVVVSLGATRNTEWLAGSGLGAGPRGIACDAGCRAFDIRGIVTDDIYVAGDVARSPHALFGYQFLSLEHWGNAVAQAGIAAHNMLSESADRLPHMWVPAFWSSQFGVNIKSVGVPSLGTEIMVSQGTLDSRRFIGVYGYQGRVIGTVAFDHARWLPFYQELIETTAPFPPPFPTVDRHPDGQRPMDADFPDPSVPTHGPTVTLSGYSPADRRMTFTPAH